One Sinorhizobium mexicanum genomic region harbors:
- a CDS encoding ABC-type transport auxiliary lipoprotein family protein encodes MDFRGLVVVRRGRATRSAVIFSLAMALAGCGTRAAVNDTFSLASVPIVQGQASTKRQILVPEPAALQTLNSDQIVIRLSRSELQYLAKAQWGDRLPKMVQDKLVQTFDNSGKVGGVGRPGQGLAIDYQLITEIRSFEISTEGADTAVVEIFAKLLNDRDGTVRTQKAFRAVAPVQGAGSPAFVAALDAAFAQVAGEIVGWTLSSI; translated from the coding sequence ATGGATTTTCGGGGGCTGGTAGTTGTGCGTAGGGGGAGGGCGACCCGGTCTGCCGTAATCTTCTCATTGGCTATGGCGCTCGCGGGTTGCGGCACGCGCGCCGCCGTCAACGATACGTTCAGTCTTGCGTCGGTGCCCATCGTCCAAGGGCAGGCATCGACCAAGAGACAGATCCTCGTGCCCGAGCCCGCCGCGCTGCAGACCCTCAACAGCGATCAGATCGTAATCCGGCTGTCCCGGTCGGAATTGCAATATCTCGCAAAGGCTCAATGGGGCGACCGGCTCCCGAAGATGGTGCAGGACAAACTCGTCCAGACCTTTGACAATTCCGGCAAGGTGGGAGGCGTCGGCAGGCCGGGCCAGGGGCTGGCAATCGACTACCAGCTCATCACGGAAATCCGTTCCTTCGAGATTTCCACCGAAGGGGCGGATACGGCGGTGGTTGAGATCTTCGCAAAGCTGCTCAACGATCGGGACGGGACGGTTCGGACGCAAAAGGCATTCCGGGCTGTCGCGCCGGTACAGGGCGCAGGCAGCCCCGCCTTCGTCGCCGCCCTCGACGCGGCCTTTGCGCAGGTCGCAGGCGAGATCGTCGGCTGGACGCTCAGCTCTATCTGA
- a CDS encoding MlaD family protein has product METKANYAIVGFFTVLVIAAAFGFVYWMSQYGRSGQMVELIVNIPGSANGLSVGSPVRFNGINVGTVRNLAIDANDPRFSLAITEVSADAPVLKSTRATLEVQGLTGAAYIELSGGNKGDENILKTALENGTQARILADQSSVTSLLATADAILDRANSAITDIQGFVTDVRGPLTTTIGNAERFSKALADNSGAIDDFLKSVGELSTTVSAASQKLDATLAAADTLIKSVDPKKIDRIVSNVEQVSNDLKNASGGVSETIASFQRTVETYQEVGRNAQQTLKRVDTLIESVDTQKVKLVVNDISAASADARQTVARISDFASKISARQEDIDQTITDFTQMSNKLNAASNRVDGILVKIDGFLGDANAPSLSAEARSTLEAFRKVADSLNAQIGPITENLRRFSNSGLRDVEALVTETRRTVQGLESTISNFDRNPQRLLFGGETVKQYDGRTRR; this is encoded by the coding sequence ATGGAAACCAAAGCGAACTATGCCATTGTCGGCTTCTTCACCGTACTCGTCATCGCGGCCGCGTTCGGATTCGTCTACTGGATGTCGCAGTATGGGCGAAGCGGCCAGATGGTTGAGCTGATCGTCAACATCCCGGGCTCGGCCAATGGCCTTTCGGTCGGCTCGCCGGTGCGATTCAACGGTATCAACGTCGGCACCGTCCGCAACCTCGCGATCGATGCGAACGATCCGCGCTTTTCGCTTGCCATCACCGAGGTTTCCGCCGACGCGCCCGTGCTGAAATCCACCAGGGCCACGCTTGAGGTGCAGGGCTTGACCGGTGCTGCCTATATCGAACTCAGTGGCGGCAACAAGGGCGACGAGAACATCCTGAAAACCGCCCTTGAAAACGGAACGCAGGCTCGCATCCTTGCCGATCAGTCGAGCGTCACCAGCTTGCTCGCAACTGCGGACGCGATCCTCGACCGCGCGAACAGCGCCATCACCGATATACAGGGCTTCGTCACGGACGTACGCGGCCCACTCACCACGACGATCGGCAATGCCGAGCGCTTTTCCAAGGCGCTTGCCGACAACTCCGGCGCGATCGACGATTTCCTGAAGAGTGTCGGGGAACTCTCGACAACGGTCAGCGCCGCATCCCAGAAACTCGACGCGACGCTTGCGGCCGCCGACACGTTGATCAAATCGGTTGACCCGAAGAAAATCGACCGCATCGTGAGCAATGTCGAACAGGTAAGCAATGACCTCAAGAACGCCTCCGGTGGCGTTTCCGAGACGATCGCCTCCTTCCAGCGGACGGTGGAGACCTATCAGGAGGTGGGCAGGAACGCCCAGCAGACACTGAAGCGCGTCGATACACTGATCGAATCGGTCGATACCCAGAAGGTCAAACTGGTCGTCAACGACATCTCGGCCGCGAGCGCCGATGCCCGCCAGACCGTCGCGCGGATATCGGACTTCGCGTCGAAGATCTCCGCACGGCAGGAGGATATCGACCAGACGATTACCGATTTCACGCAGATGTCGAACAAGCTGAACGCGGCATCGAACCGGGTCGACGGCATTCTGGTGAAGATCGACGGCTTCCTGGGCGATGCCAACGCGCCGTCGCTTTCTGCCGAGGCGCGTTCGACGCTCGAGGCGTTCCGTAAGGTGGCCGACAGCCTCAATGCGCAGATCGGTCCGATCACCGAGAACCTGAGGCGTTTCTCGAATTCGGGACTGCGCGACGTGGAGGCCTTGGTGACCGAGACACGCCGTACAGTGCAGGGCCTGGAGAGTACGATTTCAAACTTCGATAGAAATCCGCAGAGGCTGCTTTTCGGGGGCGAAACGGTAAAGCAGTATGATGGCCGCACGCGGCGGTGA